The following are encoded in a window of Calonectris borealis chromosome 17, bCalBor7.hap1.2, whole genome shotgun sequence genomic DNA:
- the BHLHE23 gene encoding class E basic helix-loop-helix protein 23 has protein sequence MAELKSLGGEAYLALAPGYGPSAFAYGAVRGGAEGPRGTYPGGGGADFHSGALGKSAESSGEQSGDEEDGFEAGVKGSAAFEREGKLKGGALGKKPKEQRSLRLSINARERRRMHDLNDALDGLRSVIPYAHSPSVRKLSKIATLLLAKNYILMQAQALEEMRRLVAYLNQGQTLSTPLPATLNPFGQSAIYPFSGTALPGCPEKCTAFTGAASALCKHCNDKP, from the coding sequence ATGGCCGAGCTCAAGTCGCTGGGCGGCGAGGCGTACCTGGCGCTGGCCCCGGGCTACGGCCCGTCGGCTTTCGCCTACGGGGCTGTGCGCGGCGGTGCCGAGGGCCCGCGGGGGACCtacccggggggcggcggggcggactTCCACTCCGGGGCGCTGGGCAAGTCGGCGGAGAGCAGCGGCGAGCAGAGCGGCGATGAGGAGGACGGCTTCGAGGCCGGGGTGAAGGGCAGCGCGGCCTTCGAGCGGGAGGGCAAGCTGAAGGGGGGAGCCCTGGGCAAGAAGCCCAAGGAGCAGCGCTCGCTGCGCCTCAGCATCAACGCGCGGGAGCGGCGGAGGATGCACGACCTGAACGACGCCCTGGACGGGCTGCGCTCCGTCATCCCCTACGCCCACAGCCCCTCGGTGCGGAAACTCTCCAAAATCGCCACCCTGCTCCTGGCCAAGAACTACATCCTCATGCAGGCGCAGGCCCTGGAGGAGATGCGGCGGCTGGTGGCCTACCTGAACCAGGGCCAGACGCTGAGCACCCCGCTGCCCGCCACCCTCAACCCCTTCGGACAGTCGGCCATCTACCCCTTCAGCGGCACGGCCTTGCCCGGCTGCCCCGAGAAATGCACTGCCTTCACAGGAGCCGCCTCCGCCCTCTGCAAACACTGTAATGACAAGCCTTGA